The genomic region GTTATTAGCACCACGCTCTAACCAACTGAGCTAACCGGCCATGTGCAAACACcggaaaaaaaaggaaaataccctacttgtatatatatttctctCGGTATTacttcctttttatttgtgtatcCGCCTACCTCTGTGTAAGACCAATAACTCATCATTCATTGTCAACATTAACTTAAATCTGGAAAAGGTTTAGGAACATATAGTAAGTTGCAATCTGCAAGGACTCCTGAATCAAACTAAAGGGTTTAtacttacttatttacttatttaaatttatttgcTTCTCCACAACTTGCTCCTGCTTCAGTGGTCTGCGCATGCGCAGTcgaaacaaaccaacaaaagtCTTTGAAgcatatttttgtcattttcacgcgagaaaaaaaaaagttgaagttCTTGTTGctcttaaaataatattactcACAATAATTTGCTTTGAAAATAATTATCTGTCAAAATCCGTAGCCGTCTCTGTTGCACTACAAAAgaacaaatgataaataaataaatgtaaaagtgtaaaaatgtaaataaatgtaattatatatgCTTGTGTGTCATGTTCTCTGTTatttaataaacactttttttgaATCAGCCTGTTTGAACTGTTAacgaaaaggaaaagaaaatctcttTTTGGGTCGattctttatttaattacataccaatatgtttttttttaaatatgctattaattaaaaaactgatAATACACGTTATTGATGTGTACtcttattaattttatttattttatctacaaATGTTGGCCCActcgttttattttgaaatcccTCAGCGGAAGTTGAGTAAACATGACGACGTCACTGTGCGACGTCTCAGCAAACGAGCAAGTGCAGTTCTTAAGTTAGCTAACAGCTAACtaatttatgttatttttgttcttgttaGTCATCAAActggactgtttcctgtcactaaATAGTGTGAGTTCCGCAAATTATTATACCCACTGTGTATTGGGTGAAGATTTGATCGATTTTGAAATACAGTAGCCgtgactgcagcatttttaaaaataatattaccGCGAACAGACACCAACTTTGGCTGCTTAAGTTAGTATCTGCTAGCAGACAATCGCTAAGCAGCTACACAGGAGCTAATAACGTAACTTTACGTTGTTTTCATCATCTAATATAACTTATATATTGAATTAACGTTACTCGATGCTGTAGTTAGGAGCATGCTCACCATTAACCTGAGTTAACATATGTAAATGAAGGGTATAATTCAGTAACAACACAGTTTGGATCCTTCAGACACCAGGATGACAAATAGACTAATGTTAACTCTGTTTTAGAtacacaatgtttgttttgtgtgtgtatctgaacTGTTCAGCTCTTTCTCCTACAGCATGACTGACACCGAGAGGGATGTTGGTGACGCTGGTGCTGCAGAAaccagcagtaaaaacaaagagacCGAAAAGAAGAAGAGGTCCCGCGTCAAACAGCTGCTGGGTGATGTGAAGAAGCAGGTGGAGTTCTGGTTTGGAGATGTCAACCTTCACAAAGACCGCTTTCTTAGGAAGCTCATCGATGACTCGGATGATGGATGTAAGGAAGCTGCATATTCCAGATACACAACTTTATTGATATGGGTCATTAATTCTGGACTGGTTTTCGTCTCAGCACTTTTGGCCCATATGcgcttcagaaagtatttaaaCCCTATTCACTTTTTACTTTCTTGACAAACAGCGTTTTTATAGGACCCACCTATGAGTATATAGCAGAGTGAAGGTATCAACTTGATTTGGCTAACTCCAGAGTGCTGGAGCATCCTAGAAAAAATCTGAACCTGTCATTAATGCAGGTGCTGACATGAAATCATCACATGTTGTGTCTAACTGTGTTTTAGATGTTGATATTTCTGTGTTGGCGAGCTTCAATCGAATGAAAAAGCTGACATCTGACACCAAGCTAATAGCAAGGGCGCTGAAAAATTCATCTGTGGTTGAGGTACTGTCAATTGAAACTTTTTCACGAATGCCTTCCTTAACAGTACTGCATTCTTAGTTTTTACATGATTTGGAACATCTGCACTTGTGAGAAACTTAAAAGACAATTtactttggttttttttgtgtgtttcaggttaACCTGGAGGGAAATAAAATACGGCGTCAGCTTCCAATCGGTGATGTACCAAGTGATGTAGACAGCCGCACGGTCTATGTGGTAAAAATACTTTCACTAACTCAGATTTCTGAATGATTTAAGGACATTTTGTCAAATTGAATATGCCAGAGAATAGTATTGGATCACAGTACAATGCAattcattcttttctcttttttttgtaagGAACTTTTGCCTAAGGATGTGACCCACAGCTGGATAGAGAGAGTGTTCACAAAATGTGGAAACGTGGTTTACGTTAGTATCCCCAGATACAAGTCTTCTGGTGACTCCAAGGGTTTTGCCTTTGTCGAGTTTGAGACAGAAGAACAGGCGCAGAAAGCCATAGAGGTATTTTATCATTGCCTGAAATATGTGATAATGACTGATGTCAGTCCAgcgtttttttattattttttaacacaagGGAAATTTTGATCTTTAAAACAGATGCTGAACAACCCCCCTGAAGATGCTCCTAGGAAGCCTGGGATTTTCCCCAAGACGAAAAGTAGAAAACCAGTTCCTCTTCCAGCTGACAATGCACCATCAGGTAGAATTAGCTCAAGTTTAAGTTTATTCCCTTAcgtctctgcttttctctgccaactgtaaaaaaaaaaaaaaaaaaaaacctgacgCAATGTGGTCAAGAGAATGAATAAGCGTGCtattcatatactgtaggtgaagaggaagagaagaaaaagaagaagaaaaagaaaaagaaagaaggtgcCACAGCACTGATGTCTGCAGATGGAACCAAAGAGCAGATACTGGAAGCAGAGCTGTCAGAACCAGACAGGAAGCGCACCGCAGCGGAGGAGTCTGAACCAGAGGTCTCCAGCGCTCAGAAGGCAGCGGGCAAACTGTCAGAGAAAAAAAGGCGCCGGTCGCAGACGGTAGAGGTATCAGAATGTGAGGTACCATCAAAGATGAGAAGAAAGAGCGAAAGTGAAACCGGAGAAAAGGAGAACGATGGCGCAAAGACTGGTGAGCCATCACAGTATCTGCACGTCTGCAACCCTCTCAGTCGTCCCTCTCGGCGCTAACACTCCCTCAGTTTCGTTGCTTCTGCTTTTCACAGTCTTAAAAATTCATGAAAAATCATGAGGTGTtgtgttcacactgtgtttCCCCTTTTAGTTCTACCTACTAAAAGTGACACACAGGGAGGTGTTGAGgaagggaaagaaaacagagatgatTCAACTGTCAAAgcgaagaggaagagaaaaaagaaacacaaggaaAAGCTAAAAATCGGCGAGGAAGTCATCCCACTTCGGGTCCTAGCAAAGTAAGAGCCTACATCCTCttcatttttctgcttttttttttacaacatcaaTTAGGAATTAATAAGAGAGAACCCCTGCTACACACAGcttaaccttttttttcctttactttcGGCTGCGTAAAGAAAAGAGTGGCTCCACCTAAAGGACGAGTATTTAAACCTGCAGAAGCGCAGCATGGCGTCGCTGAAAAAATGCATTATTAAGATGGATCACAAAGAGTCCAAGAGTCTAATGGAGACGGACAATGACGCACAAGATGGAAATGGTGAGTTTTGTCTCCAGTTATACCAGTATTTGCAGTTCAGGTGGGCTATAGCACTGTGTTGATTTACTTTGTATAGATATAAaagtgatgcatttattttggtgtgcttttttaattattatttttttttttatctagttGAGAAGAgtgcaaaaaatgaaaagccCACTAACCAGGGCCCTCAGTTTACAAGCGGTGTCATCGTGAAGATCACAGACAACAAGCCCCTGCCTGGGAGGAAGTTAATCAAAGTAAGATCAGTTTTACAGGCAGCTATCATCACTATCCGTGTTTGGTCATAGAAAGAGATTGCTCAGCCCTTCtgtttggttgtgtttgtgcgtgtgcgCATGCAGGATGCCCTGAGCAAAATATCACCAGTGGCGTATGTTGACATCTTGGAAGGAGACGCTGAGGGTCACATCCGCTTCCACACCCCAGAAGAAGCTAAAGTCGTGAGTGACGCCAGAGCTGAACTGCAGAAAGAGCACAGCTGGAAACTCGAGATTCTGTCAGGTAGGACTGTCGCAATGATCGCCAGGGAGACGTGTTCAtcatatgctgtgtgtgtgctacatcCTACCGTGCATTGACATAGTAGCTGTATTCTAAGTCAGGAGAAGCCCGACTGAGCGGgctttttaataattaatgatggtgaaaataatttattggAACAGTGACCAGAGCTTTTCAAGAGGCTTCACAGTTGGACTTACATGACTTCAAAGCTCCGTAATGAGTTTGCCAACATTAAAATATCCCATTTATTCCTTTTATAGGTGACCACGAACAAAGGTACTGGCAGAAGATCCTGGTGGACCGCCAGGTCAAGCTGAATCGTCCGAGGGAAAAGAAGCGAGGTACAGAGAAGGTAAGACGgcagtttacattttaaaataaaaaaaataaaacacacatacatgcatgtaaCAGCATCTTGTTGATCCGTTCTTCTATTTTGAGTACGTAAACACGAGGCTGTTTGCTGGAAGTTGCATAAGCAAATTTGTGAGAAATCCAAACAATTCTATTACAAAATTgattgaggaaaaaaaaacaaacacatatattaACAGTTACATGGTTAATGAATACAATCTGGAATAACGTTGGCAGCCGTCACAATTCCCATTAACTTGCCATCAAGTgtaatttctcattttcttgTCACACTCCAGCTCATTTCCAAAGCAGAAAAAATCATCATCGCTCGGGCCAAGGAGGCTAACAAGCACATCCGTTTCCAAGAAGACTAACACCTGCTCACacttctttttgtgtctgtgcgcATTTGAGTTGTTAAGGACAATTggtgtaaatgtttatttagctGGGAGAGAACTAAATGGAGACTTAAATAAGTGGAAGTTAACACatcttatgtttttttgtttgcactgGGGCCGCTAATGTGGAACGCTGCTACgcatacagacacattttaatgagctttttttttttgttctgtatataatgtaaataaatctgatttGAAAGTTCTCCCAGTCGAGATGCGGCCCAGTGATGGTATTTTCCTTATGAattcttattgttttttttttttaaataaaatgccatTGTTAGATGATTACACTTTTTTGTTGTGGCTCTCATGATGTTTGTGTggacaaagaaaaagcagaaaaaggaCATCTACTCCTGAGTATCACATTATGAACATCACCCCAGTAAAGTCAAATATTGGGATCAAAATAGCTAACATCTGGACAGTTGTAAGAAAACAGCTGAGCTTCCATCGGCTTGCATCGCTCTTTAACTGGAGGACGTACACACGGTGTAATGTCGTGGATAACATTTAGCTGGGTCATTTATGTAAACCACTTTCCCAAACTCAATATGAATCTGCTTCACTTGTGCGGATTACGTAATACTGAAAATGACATGTGCCCAAGAGTCGAAGTAGTAAAAATAGCTGCTATTACATAATCTCAGTAACATGCATGGCGTTTATTGGTACAAAGGTAGAAACCACCTGAGCTAATGTGTGACGGCGCCACACCTCGTCAGCGGCTCGCTCTGAAGGAAGCTTTAGCTTTTGCTAGAAACCGTGCAGCTGATTATTTGGTGGGTTTGAGATGGCTCCTCGCAGTTGTCCCCGTCAGGCCAGTTCACTCCTCTGTCCACGCAGGTCGACCAGTACGTCCTGGATTCGTCATTCCCAGAGGAGATGCTGTGAAAGCCAGAAAAGGCTTGTTTCACAGCAGAGCGCTGATGTTGCTCGGTGGCGTTGGAGTTGCAGTCTGCAGCTTCTTTCGTTTTGGAATTGAGGCTGTCGGCAGGCACAGGTCCACACAGTGAAAGAGGGTTTCTCTTCCGCTCCATCTCTTCCTTACGAACGGGGACATGTCGCGGAGTGTCCCACGCTTTGTAATCCTCCCTCATGGTGGTTAATGCCTGGAAAGGCTCCTTACTTTTCTCCGAGCTGTTCACAGATGGCAGGATTGGCTTGGTGCGCTGGCACTTGTGGGTTGTGTAGTCAGCATGTGTTGTAGAAAGGAACTTCTCTGTTGGTGGACTGGATACTTGAGCTTTACGTTGGCCCTGGAACCTGGTTTCAATGGACCAGGTGTTGAAGTGCTTCAGGAATTCATTGGCTCCGTCAAAAAGTTCTTGGTTTATGTTCCAAGTCACCTTTGGTCTGAAGGATGTAGTAGGATTTAGCGGTAGACCTTTCTTGGGCTGGTAAACAGGCTTCTCCCTTTGCGTCCTAGGTGGCAGCGGGTGGGCCACATAGTCGGACCTGTAACTGGTGATGCTGTCAAGTGGTTGTCGTTCTTTCTTCTGTGGGTCTGAATCAGAGTTCACTTCCACTTGAGCTGGATCTTTCTGGGAGTTACCTCCTTTGGAGACGGCTAGTTCTTGGGTGACTTTGGAGCTGGCGCTCAGCCCGGGTGGCTGGTGCTCGTTTCCATCCCATGCTTGGAAGTCATCTGTAAATGGAAGAGCCAAGAGTGGTTTCGGATTTATACAAATAGTttcctgttttacatttgtgcaaCAAAAGGAGGGATTTTTAAGTCACTTACTCTTGTACACTGACGTGTAGTCGTCTACCTTTGGCGTCAGCTTGTCCGCTATAAAGCGAGCAGGATTGTGTCTCCGCTGGACTTTGGGTGGCGTAGATGCCTGTGGGGGCTTTGGTGGGTGTTTTAACCATTTGTGGGTGACGTAATATGAcctaaaacagaaatgtgtcagCTTTGCTTTAGACTTTAGGTTTACACTTCTTCATCTGTTAATTCTCCCTACCCTCAAATTAGTTTATAattgataatataatataattgtcCTACATTTCTCAGACATTTACCTCTGACATTCACCTAAAGTTGCATTCAGATGCAGAACCATGTGCATTATATGATGGACTACTGGTCAAAGCTCTCACCTGAAAGTTGTTATATCAGCACTTGTCCCCTTCAGGGAATGATAAGGGTTTTTCTGGGTTGTGGTCGAGACCACAGCCATGTGGCAGTGCGGGGGGAGGAACCTGTCCTGGTACTCTGTGGTCATGGAGGCCCGTGTTGGGGCTTTTTGGGGGCTGGTGTACTTCCTGGGCGCCAGGGGAAGCCACATTTCATACAGTGAGTTCAAATAGTTTGAGTGGCACTTTGAACAACTAGTCTTTTAGTCAAAGAGAATAAGTTAAAatacgcacacacaaatatatatgaactcaaacacacaggatTGAACATGGAATCACAACAGACGATGAAATCAAACAATACATTGTCATATGAAAACATCTTTCTGTGCTTTAAAGTTTTTGTAGCATCTTTCTTCCAGTTCATCATGTCTAGTCTTTCACATGACAGCTTGAGTCATGTCCTGCAGCTCCATCTCCCCTTCCACTGAACAGAACTTAACTAATTCTGATGTCAAATTTGAAAAAATACAACTAACTACCTGACATGTGGTGCGTCTACAaagctctttttaaaaaagaacacacacacacacaatacaaacagGGATGACCTCACCTCATTGCTGTGGCTTGTTGGCTGCGGTGCCTCTGTGCGTTTTGCAGCCTGGTAGTTTTGGGGTGCATCGCTCCTGAATGAGGTGCTCCCCCCCCACCCCTAACACCCTCCACCGCCCCCTCTACCCGCTGCgtttctttttcccctttctcttctttttggCGTCCCGTGGCTCGCAGCCTGCTCCCCGACTCTCCGCTGCTGGCCTACAGCATATGAATTATTGACTGCAGGGAACACGGGTGTGTGATGAACGACAGAAAGCAGGCAGCGGCCCGAGAACgtctaaaaataaacactagTGGATTATTCTTGATGCAGCCCCGGTTGCCAAGGCGAGGACGGTGCGCgctgatgatgaggaggatggtgATGATGCGCTTTTTTGGCGCGTAAAGAGGATTCCGGGCTCTGTGTAGTAATGTTACATAAAGAAGCGGAGTGGCTACTTTTTGACATAGACTCCAGCTGTAAAATGAAGTGACATTTGCATGTGTGAGATTAAATTCCCACCCCACTCCCcctcatcatcaccaccaccaccacctgtttatctatcttttttttttaatatgctgAATGTGCAAGGTGCACTCAGGTGGTGCGTTTTGTAACGGGACTTGGTTTGCAGGACTCCCATCTGTCACTTTATAGTCAtgtccaaaaaaacacacagagagggagaaagagagagagagaggggggggcTTGGGGGAGGATATATAAGCCTGCATACGTGCACAGGCGCGCATTCACAATGGAAAGTAAAGGGAAACTGCGACCTTGAAAAATATCCCAAGGTTTTGCTGGCAGATGCCGTCATGGGGATTTTGGCACACGTATGTTAAATTATGGATCCACACAATCGGGGAAATGACCGTATTTGTCCACAACGTGGCGCCCAAAGCTCTAAAACAGACTAATAAACTGACTCTAGGCTACTGCGTACTATCATCACATCCTCACTACCAACCTTTCAGCTCTGACATCAATAAAGTCCTAAACTATCAGCAAAATACCAAAGTAAAAGTCATGATTATGCAGAAATACTCATTTACTGATTGACTGCATCTGAGAAACTGGCCCTTTTCTTCTATCTTTCAAATCACGCatacgtttttgtttttgtcatgagTGAACACTGTGGAAGGATGGATGTACAGCTTTCATATAAGAGCTTCTCTACCACAAACAACTAGTCTCCTTTTTATGGACGCCAGGTGGTGGTGCCAAAGCTCAGGAAATACATCAGATTGCCAGCGTGCcatttaaacaaactgttctgTCATGAATATTGGTAACAGTCCATGCAACAACGTGCAAAGATGTTTAGAATATGATTTCAGCTCTGCAGTCCCGGTCAGATTTAGTTTTAGATTTCAACCATGCAAAGAAAAATATCTCAACACTCACACGATTGTTAACCACACTTCTCAGTTGTTGCAAGTAATACTCTGTGATATGAATCATTAATAGTTTGCGCGCATAGTCTGCTGTGATAGTAACTAAATCCACAAAAGGGATAACATCTTATCAAAACTCTGGGCATCGTTGCGCAACAGGCGCATCTCTGTCTGAGCGCCGCCTGGGCTTTGCGGCTCTCCTTTCCTCCACATGAGGTCTACTGAGCTCAGCTGATCAATAAGATTATCGTGCTTCTCATATTTGGACAGTTTAGTAAGTGTTTTTGTTCACATGCCTGCGATTATTCAAGATTTCTGTGCGTTTTTACGCAGCGCCACGGCCAAAAGTATGTTATTACTCACAGGCTACAAAAgtaagtaaacaaacagcaaaaaagaaaataataatgaaccATTTCTCGTCTTAAATGGTTTCACTTGCAGTGAaccatatttttttttgtactaaaTGCGACTTGTGATCTCCTCTTTCGTTGTTTCCTAACTACAGATCTCGTGGGAACGCTCGTAACTGCGCTTCACGTCAACTAATGGCAATTGCGCTCGACTGCGAGGGCGCAAAAGGAGCGGGTCAATAAATTATGTTAATCAGTCAGGACAGATTGGAGGCGTGTTGTTGCCTTAATGAGGGGGAGCATGCCTGCACCgtggaaaaaaaagcagcgAGTGGGGGAACGCTGTCTCCACCACATGCACGCAGCTTTCTAAGTCCCGACAGTCTCTCCTTCTACTTTATCGTGCACAATAGCAATTTCCGCTGCAGCAGTCCACCGTGAAAGAGGTCGGCGCAACAAGTTTGCAGGAGCCCCCTAATCGGCGTCAGACAGGTTCACTTGCTTCGGCTGCAGCGGAGAAACGGGGGCTGcgctcgtctctctctctctctctctctctgtcgctgTCACCGCAAAAAGCCACCGTACGTGAACGCCGCGTCGCAGGCGCACAGTCGCGCACGCACcggtgagagagtgtgtgtgtgtgtgcgccacaCATTCGTGACTCCGCGCCAGATGCCAGTTTACTTCCAGCGGTAGTTGTAGGTTGTAGTTGCGTGGACGTCGCGGAGACGAGCGGAGCATCTAAGTGCGTGgggggggaaaaacaaaaaataatggAGAAACAAGTGGCGCCTCAGAAGCGACAGCACTGTCGCGCAACGGCGCTCAACATAATCTCGTCGTTATGTTCGCTGGCGTCCGTCGCCTTTTGCGTCCACCTGAGCCTTTACGCGGCTGATGTCAAGACTCGGGTTGTGGATTTGGAGAGGGAGCACGGGGCGCACACCTTTAGCCGTGGCCCTGGCTACTCCGTGGATGAGTTTAATTCATTGATTCAGCAAAGAGTGGATGAGCTGCTCTCTCAGGTAAGGCTGCACTTGCTTTCTGTAAGTTAAGTGATCAATGAAATGCATAAAAtaattcactttttattattatttttaaaagtgtcaTGCGCATATGAATGATaatattttcaaacatttcagcGCTCCTATGAAAATTATGTCAAGATTCGGACAGCAAGGCAGACGTCACCTGAATGCAACTGCCCTCCAGGTAAGGGAAACTACTTTCCCccagtgtgtgggtgtgcaagACATCCTCGGACTCAGTTAATGGAGGAATGAATGAGAGCTTTCTCATCAGGTGCTCAGTTTGTTTCCCTGAAACCCAGGACACATGCCACTTTCCCTGATGGtcctgatattttttttatgggGGGGCGGGTGCTGGGGAGGGTCTGGTGTGAATGATGCAGACAGCTGCTTGGCTATTACACTTAACAGAAAGAAAGGTATTTAACAGCTGTCTATACATAGAAGTGTTGAGAGGTTGTTTGACTTGTGATGTTGCCTGTCTccttggattaaaaaaaaaaaaaagaagaagtcacATGAAATTCACATTTCCCACCAGTAGATGGTAACATTTATTCCTTCAGTGTGGGTCAGCATTCTTATCATTCTGAGACGGGAGTCAAGGTTGAGTTATTCAGAGCACCACTGTGGGATGTTAGAGGAAATGCTGCAGAGTTTGAGCTACAGCGTCACATTTTGTCTGATTTCAAATGGTCCTGTGGCGTTTAATACCGCGCATCATTGGCAGATATCACTGAGGGGACACGCGGGTGCAATATGCTATACAGCATATATGTTGGCGGAGAACAGTGGAAAAGAGGCACATTTCAATAGAGAGAGGGGTGGCAGCCATATCCAGTGCTAAAGAAAAAGATTGTTTCGTATTTTTGACATAAAATTAGCTTTTAGAGGGATTTTGACCAGAGGATCTGCAAATTATTGTTGAAAAGTTATTTCAGACCATATTAAATGTTCTTTAATGGGCTGAGAAACCTACAGTATCGTTTATTTAATGAGAAACTGTTTAAAATCCCATTGgtttatctaaaatataaatgtttgcaGAGCCAGATATTGGGCTGTAAGTGGACAGTAGCAAAATAGACATGTGGAAATATTAAGAACTCCTCATGTGATGCTGACAAAGTCACTCACAATCAGTGAGTGTCCAGAAAACCAAAAGCTCGGCTTCGCCAGGATACTCAGCAATCTTCAAATTGGGTGAAATTAGCTCTTGAGATCAGAGTGAAGTGTACTTTCTTCTATCCTGTGTAAATAACATGCCGATGCACCAATCAGCATCGTCCCTAATTGTTCCAAATGAGCCACATGTGAACTTCAGTCAGGCAGATGTCTGTCTAACTGCACCGCCGAACCACGAGGTAGACCGTGTGCAGCAGGGACCTGGCTTCAAGTCTGAAGAGGCATCTGTCTGCATCCCAGTCTCGGTCAACTCTAGCTGGGAATGTGATACGCTTAGTGTAAGCATAATGCTGGAAAAGCCGTACCTCTGACACAGAGCAGAGTACCCTTGTGGTTGGCTCTTGACATGGTTGATCCAGGTGTCTGCAAGCATCTGCAGCACCTGTGTCCTTGGGCAAGGTACAGAATCCCATCTATTCCCTGTGATTGTTATGTCGACATAGAGTCCCTAAACAACATAGGTACAACAACAAGCAAAGAGATGATCGTGAATGAATTAGCCAAATAATCTTTCACAAGTGATTTATCAATCAATCCTCAATGAATGACTCATCTGCTGAGTGGGTATGTCTGAATTAATGAGCCAGAAGAACTGGAAGTATTAACCATAATGAGACGCTCACAATCACGGAGCTCTCTGTTCTCAATCCCCGTCACATGTGTGCTATTTTCTCCCACCACAGTTCTGTAAAgggcagaaataaaacaatgaaaacatttcacatcaaaTGAAGCACGACGACGCTAAAACGAAGGCGGCACCGAGCTTGATCATGGAAACTGGCAACGCGTCCAACTCAAAttcaatcactttttttttttttttttttcttcttcgtGTTCAGTACTTATCCATTTGTTTTTGAGCTATGGTAACATACAAAGCGCATATCACAAGTACAGAAATCTGCAGTGTATTTGATATTGTTCCGCTCATGTGGTTTAAGTGTATTGCACATGCAACTTGTACCATGTTGCTTTGGAGTGGGCTTTTTTTCAGGCCAAGTATCTTTATACTCTATGAATGCTGAATGGGTTCACTCAGTATTTATCCTCTCTTCTGCCTAGGAGACAGCCTGTGGCTCAGATGTGGCTTTTTTCTCTTTGAGGGGTGGACCCTAATGTGCTTTTCACAGTCTTCACTTTATTGCTGTCAAAGAAGATGGAGTGGTTGCATAGACAGGGCAATGGTCCATAGCTCGGGGATATTTTATAAGTTGCCTCTAAAAACAGGCAAAGTTTGTGCCGTCTTTAACGGAGAAACTCCGTCGTGAACTTAaagtatgttttattcatacTAAAGGAAGCCTTGGTTAATGAAAGTGAAGTTTTTGCTGGTGCCATTTGTCATTCTAACAATGTCACCAGCACTCAGTTATTGGTTTCTGAGAGACTAAAAGCATTTTCACACTCTCAGGCTGATAACCGGAGATTGTTGTCAGCCTCGCAACCAATATGGCTCTAGGGATGGCGATGTCAGTCAACCCATCACTCTGGTCCAGGGTGGAATATTGGATGGACCGCCATGAAAACGTTTACGATCCTCAGAGGATTACTTTTACTGACAGTTTTGATTCCCTGGATTTTCCTCTAGCGCCACCCACATTACACTTTAGTTTCTTCATGAAACTTTTATTTGACGGATTACCATGACA from Anabas testudineus chromosome 18, fAnaTes1.2, whole genome shotgun sequence harbors:
- the saxo2 gene encoding stabilizer of axonemal microtubules 2; this encodes MHPKTTRLQNAQRHRSQQATAMRKYTSPQKAPTRASMTTEYQDRFLPPHCHMAVVSTTTQKNPYHSLKGTSADITTFRSYYVTHKWLKHPPKPPQASTPPKVQRRHNPARFIADKLTPKVDDYTSVYKNDFQAWDGNEHQPPGLSASSKVTQELAVSKGGNSQKDPAQVEVNSDSDPQKKERQPLDSITSYRSDYVAHPLPPRTQREKPVYQPKKGLPLNPTTSFRPKVTWNINQELFDGANEFLKHFNTWSIETRFQGQRKAQVSSPPTEKFLSTTHADYTTHKCQRTKPILPSVNSSEKSKEPFQALTTMREDYKAWDTPRHVPVRKEEMERKRNPLSLCGPVPADSLNSKTKEAADCNSNATEQHQRSAVKQAFSGFHSISSGNDESRTYWSTCVDRGVNWPDGDNCEEPSQTHQIISCTVSSKS
- the larp7 gene encoding la-related protein 7, with the protein product MTDTERDVGDAGAAETSSKNKETEKKKRSRVKQLLGDVKKQVEFWFGDVNLHKDRFLRKLIDDSDDGYVDISVLASFNRMKKLTSDTKLIARALKNSSVVEVNLEGNKIRRQLPIGDVPSDVDSRTVYVELLPKDVTHSWIERVFTKCGNVVYVSIPRYKSSGDSKGFAFVEFETEEQAQKAIEMLNNPPEDAPRKPGIFPKTKSRKPVPLPADNAPSGEEEEKKKKKKKKKKEGATALMSADGTKEQILEAELSEPDRKRTAAEESEPEVSSAQKAAGKLSEKKRRRSQTVEVSECEVPSKMRRKSESETGEKENDGAKTVLPTKSDTQGGVEEGKENRDDSTVKAKRKRKKKHKEKLKIGEEVIPLRVLAKKEWLHLKDEYLNLQKRSMASLKKCIIKMDHKESKSLMETDNDAQDGNVEKSAKNEKPTNQGPQFTSGVIVKITDNKPLPGRKLIKDALSKISPVAYVDILEGDAEGHIRFHTPEEAKVVSDARAELQKEHSWKLEILSGDHEQRYWQKILVDRQVKLNRPREKKRGTEKLISKAEKIIIARAKEANKHIRFQED